From the genome of Nicotiana sylvestris chromosome 2, ASM39365v2, whole genome shotgun sequence, one region includes:
- the LOC138885687 gene encoding uncharacterized mitochondrial protein AtMg00810-like, with the protein MDSSFKQSRFDYSLFTKKVDQHIVVILIYVDDLLITGSSIELIYEAKHSLHQQFKVKDLGELGYFIGIEVAGYSSTEDPLVDITSYQKLIQKLLYLTVTRPEICYAVQSLSKFMHAPKRSHIDASLRVVRYLKNAPRLGVHLKRSLVHSLVAFCDSDWGDFPVTRRSISGYLVKLRDTLISWKFKKQHIVSRSSAKAEYRSMTTAVVEIT; encoded by the exons ATGGACTCAA GCTTCAAACAGAGTAGATTTGACTATTCTCTATTCACTAAGAAAGTTGATCAGCACATTGTTGTGATACTGATTTATGTTGATGATTTATTGATAACTGGGAGTAGCATCGAGTTAATCTATGAAGCCAAACATTCCTTGCATCAACAATTTAAAGTCAAGGATTTAGGTGAATtgggatacttcattggtattgag GTAGCAGGCTATTCGTCCACTGAAGATCCTTTAGTGGACATAACCAGTTATCAGAAGCTCATTCAGAAGCTTCTGTATCTTACAGTTACCAGGCCAGAAATATGTTATGCTGTTCAGAGTCTCAGTAAATTCATGCATGCACCTAAGAGGTCTCATATAGATGCATCCCTTCGAGTGGTCAGATATCTCAAGAATGCTCCTAGACTTGGGGTTCACCTTAAGAGGTCACTTGTGCATTCTCTAGTTGCTTTTTGTGACTCGGACTGGGGAGATTTTCCTGTCACTAGAAGGTCTATCAGTGGCTATTTGGTGAAGCTTAGAGATACCTTAATCTCATGGAAGTTTAAGAAACAACACATAGTCTCCAGAAGCAGTGCAAAAGCTGAATACAGGAGTATGACCACTGCTGTTGTTGAAATCACTTAG
- the LOC104240141 gene encoding uncharacterized protein, with product MMQFLNGLSDTYDQARRQILMKTTEPTLNQAYAIIIQDRSQWAINNNTGMNKVDPLALQVGRGQPYRWKKQPLQCEHCHMRGHAKENCYKLIGHLDDYKNKIGGYQPRNGQGRGIITASNNDAGSTNMNTPVTSYTRSGDYFFTEVQYQQILNLLSKNEPRHRLRHIWVKEIGRENDGLYLLKGKRCQTAGGSG from the exons ATGATGCAATTTTTGAATGGGCTTAGTGACACTTATGATCAGGCACGGAGGCAGATCCTTATGAAGACAACTGAGCCAACACTTAATCAAGCCTATGCTATAATAATACAGGATAGAAGTCAATGGGCCATCAATAACAACACTGGGATGAACAAGGTAGATCCTTTGGCATTACAGGTTGGAAGAGGTCAACCATATCGTTGGAAGAAGCAGCCTTTGCAATGTGAGCATTGTCACATGAGAGGACACGCTAAGGAGAATTGTTACAAGCTAATTGGTCATCTAGATGACTACAAGAACAAAATAGGTGGATATCAGCCAAGAAATGGTCAGGGAAGAGGCATTATCACAGCATCTAACAATGATGCAGGATCTACTAATATGAACACACCAGTAACCTCATACACCAGGAGTGGAGACTACTTCTTTACTGAAGTACAGTACCAGCAAATTCTGAATTTGCTCAGTAAAAATGAACCTAGACACAGACTCAGGCATATATG GGTGAAGGAGATTGGTAGAGAGAATGATGGCTTGTATCTGCTGAAAGGAAAAAGGTGCCAAACAGCTGGTGGCTCAGGCTAA